From Vigna angularis cultivar LongXiaoDou No.4 chromosome 11, ASM1680809v1, whole genome shotgun sequence:
TTCAATCCTATTTTCAAATATGTGTACAAAACGCTGaaaacaagatttttttttgttttcgttgTTTCTTATGTAAATCTTtggaaacataaaataaagtaaaaacaaaGTGTTAATGTTGTGATTATTTGTTGAAAACTTGGAAgcaataaacaagaaaaaatggCATGTTATTCTTTGAGAGAGAGTggaataagaaattaaattactcaAGTAAAAGCATTCAAATTATATAGGGGAAGATTTGTGAATGCACGTAACATTGTCCTTTTGCTGATAAATATGTGCCTACTGTTTGTCTTCTGTCTGCAGAAAAATCCCTAGAGATTTAACCGAGGCTTCAGTATCAGGAGCAGGGTTATCCATAATAGCAGCTCTCTGCATGGTGTTTTTGTTTGGAATGGTTTGTAGCTTTTACCACTAATGTTTATGTTTATCACATGTGAAGCCTTCATGCATGTGTTCTAGGATTGATATTAGGTCTCATGCTTCAATTTGGTTGTCAAAATTCATATTGATTTATTACATGCAACTGTGTTGCAGGAACTTAATAGTTATTTGTCTGTCAGCACCGCTACATCTGTTATTGTTGACAAGAGTAGTGATGGGGACTATTTACGTATAGATTTCAATATGAGGTAAAAGGCTAAATAGGCTTTTTCTATGTTTGTATATATAGCTTCATTTTTTCTCCCACATGGACTTCGTACAGCGTAGAACTTGTGCTGCATGATATTTGTACCATCACTCTTGTTATCAAGAATGCGTGTAACTCTCCACTTAAAAATCTACAAAGGGCACCTCTTAGGAGTTTGATAActtaatcattaaaaatttggttaatttgttaaagaaaatgaattgtaaTTTGACTTCTTAATAGAAAGAAATTATTTCCTTCGACAGGTTTACTTAcctattatttttcatatagtATACCTCTTTCTTCCTTTCAAACTGGATTTGAAGCTGTAAAACTGGGACcctgttttaattatttttatacatttgaAATCAAAGATTGCCGTTGTGATAATTGTGTTTTATATGTTTCATGATTTTTCTGAGTTTGTATTACTTGTTCAATTCATATAGCAACTATAGCTATTTATCGTATTCTTCTTACTATGTATGACTGTTTATGAACTTTTCTGCTCTCTATATATTGTTTCTTGCTGATGGCTTCAATTTATATTGTAGTTTTCCTGCCCTTTCTTGTGAGTTTGCAGCGGTTGATGTGAGTGATGTGCTGGGCACAGTAagtttctattattttcttttgatcatCTCTTACAAAAAAACTTTTATGCTTCTGGTTTTAGAAATTTTACTTTGGTTTTTGATTAGTTAATTAAATGTGTCATAGTCTCCCTGAGTTTACCATAGTACtgtagcaaaaaaaaaaattaaaatctccAAGTATTTATTAGTTCCATTTGTTTAACGTAATAAGTTCATATGTATTCATTAAAATTGAGTAGCAAAGAATTGGCTAAACATGAGTATGCTATTCACGGAAGATACATTGTATAATTTTGTGAATTCAGACCTAAGGAACCTGTAATTAACCACTAGAAAAAGTTCATTGAATCTTGTAGAAATTTCAGTGTTATTAAATGAAGATGCCTTTAACCTTCAGAACATTTGTTCATCAATAGATTTTCAAAATTCTATATGCCATGTTTTCCCTTTAAATGTGAATCCAGTGCACTGAAATATAACAAGTACTTCAAATAGATCTATTACTTCTTTTCGCACTATTCCTTATATTCCGAATGACAAAATCCTCATCTTTTTATGAATTGTATGTGAAACCTGTGCTTTAATTCCTTCTTGTCTCTGTTTGTTGATATTTCCTTGTCCTTAATTTTCGACCTCTTGTTTTCAGAACAGGCTGAATCTAACAAAAACAATTCGCAAGTTTTCTATTGATTCAAATTTAAGAACCACTGGTCACGAGTACCATTCAGAACCAGCTACTACCAACATAAAGCACGATAATGAAGTACATGAAGAATCCATTGGAGGTTCTCTTGAACTCACAACagataattttgataaatatgCTCACCAGTAAGTGGGTTAATCAagaaattcattcattttttgttgttttttgtagTTTCAGCTATACTAGAGATGAATAGTTCTTTCTCTCTGGTGTCTGGGACTGAACAATATTTTTGTACCATTAACCCCATTCTGAATAACCTTTTGGCAGGTTTCCAGTTACAGTTGTTAATTTTTATGCTCCTTGGTGTTATTGGAGTCAAAGATTggtaattattttatcttcatttATTGTTCCTCATTAGTTCAACAAATAAGGGGTTCCTCGTTTCTTTATTGTTGCCTAAATACATTAacttttctatttctattatcAATAACTTTTATCCCTTAAGAAATAATCGTTCGGTTAAGTAAGTAGGGGTAAGGGCTAATTTGAATGTTTACTGCAATGCAACCTCATCATCAAATACACTTTAACGGTGACTAATGCAACTTCATGCTGCAGAAACCTAAATGATATGCCATTCAAAGGGTGTAAGTGTTGCATAGTGCATGTAATTTGCATATATAAGATGATTGATGAATTACtaaattgtgataaaaaaaatcatgtagAAGTTGTTCTGTTTAACGTTTAAGTTTTTGTGTGACACTTTcgtcatctatttcctttcagAAACCTTCATGGGAAAAAGCATCTAAAATAATTAGAGAGAGGTACTTCAATTTTTACAGTGCTTTCCTCGGTCCTAGAGATTAGACTTTTATAATTTGATGTCTTATCTGTACGATTGCTTTTTTGTGAAGATATGATCCAGAAACGGATGGTCGTATTGTTATGGGGAGGGTAGATTGCACTCAAAATGGAGAATTGTGCCGGAGGTACCCCTTTTTTAAGAACGTTTCTTACTTGCAGCTGATTATCTCCTTGATTTTTATGTAGTGTTTATTGATAATTTAGGTTTTCTATCGTTCATAATTTGACTGAATCGTatgtaaatgattttttaagttttaccGTGGCTGAAAGTACAGagataatatatttgtaataaaggGATTACGCTGATGGATTGGGGAAAACGATGACTATAGATTAAACTTTCCGCCGAAGAAAATAGGGAATAACTCATTGTTTGAAAACTCACGTAAATTAgagatacaataaaaaaaatatagtatataaatgTGAGATAAGTTCCACGTTACAAAAagttttataagattgaattaaaattaaattataaataaattaaatatttttatgtccAAATTTTTGCTGAAAAAGATGTTATCTAAATATATATCCAAAATATGATATATTACAAGCTGATTTTCTAtagttaaattaagtttaaagctCAAAATTTAAGACTAGACATCTCGCATTGTTCCCCTAGGGTTTGAGTACTGTGGACGATGtgcaaaaaaattatgtgtaggcattgatttttcaattttaccaaaCTTAAAATGTGCTTTTCATCGATTAGTCTTACCCATCACTCATACTTGCTATTACTTAGGGGGCAATTAAGGCAGTGGGATGGATTTTTAAAAATCGATGAAATAGAGAGCAATAGAaggatttgaaaaaattaaatatcaaacatTGAATTGAAATTAGATGAATTATGAGTCTACCAACCACAATAGAGAGCGGGGACAGGGAAAAAAGAGAGGGGACAATAATCTCTTTAAATCTTAACTATTTGATGTGTTACATGTCTTGATATGATCACAAATCCTAGAGCTCTATCCCTTAGTTAGACTAATCATATTCCTACTATGTGAGAACCAATTCTAAAAGACTATCAAAGATATGATCAGGATAGCGTTGGATATTTCCATATAGTGTAACAAAGATATTCGTTCTTTTGTCATATTATGTAATGTATTCTTTCGTTGCATCCGGGAGATTAGAGAATCATGTTAAGTTCGTGGATTATGACCAGAAAATCTTATGATATAGGTTTATAGATATGAGCTTAGCTTACTATAATGATGGAGATGAGCTTTGACCAGAAAAGCGTTTGTTATTTTTGCTgacttttctatttttccttGTCTATTTTGGTATTCATTCCAATATCCAGCCATCATGTACAAGGGTATCCTTCAATTCGTATCTTTCGAAAAGGAAGTGATGTGAGGTAATAATGCAAGATCTCTTTTTACAGTTTTCTTTTTGGGAAACATACTTCATGCGATTTTTGAGGTATTATATGCTTGTTTATTTGCTCAAATCTTGTCTAGAACGAGAATAATGATCAAATGCCAACAATGGTAATGATAGAAAATTTGGGAGAATGCAGGGATGTTTGTTTGGAATAGGTGGACCAGCTTAACTATAGAAGGAAGATCATATGGTAATTTGTGATGTGAGTCATGTCCTATATAGTAATGATGAAAGGTAGCTTGGTGCTGCTGCTGACACTTTCCTTCTTGAAAGTCGTAGCAGTGAATAATTCTATCTGTAGGCAATCTCAATTCAACGAAATCTACACGATTGAACATTTGGAATATTGAACCTCTTTGGTCTGTGATTTGGGTTTTAAAGTTTTAGTTTCTGATCATATCTAGTCATCTTTTCTCCTATTTCAGGAGTGACCATGGACATCATGAGCACGAGTCCTATTACGGTGATCGCGACACAGATAGCCTAGTCAAGGTAAAcatatatagtttaaaaattagCATTATATGCTTTGAGTTTAACATGAAAGAGTCCAGACAAAGCCTTTTAATGTAATTGAACATCACCTCTTTACCATTAGAGTGAAACATACCTGATATGAAGTATCTCACCTGCAGACCATGGACAATTTAGTGGCGTCTCTTCCTTCAGAATCTCAGAAGTTAAGTTTGGGGGATAAATCCACTTTTGCGTCACATACAAAAAGACCAGCACCATCAGCTGGGGGATGTAGAATTGAAGGATATGTGCGTGTTAAGAAGGTATACTTCTGTATGGTTAAATTAACCTACTGCAATGTAAAAAAACTCCAGTACTTTCGTGTTTTAAGTGCGAGGATGAACTAACATTCACAATGCTCTGGAAATAACTGACACATTAGGTCCTACCtagtttttaaattgtctttttGCCTTTAATAGAAgctattgtttttaatattgaaataataaaaaattgtacaGGGGATATGACCTCctgttcttttaaaaaatatacatatattatgcTGAAACATAAGCTATTTTGCTCTCTGCAGGTTCCTGGAAACTTAATCATCTCAGCTAGATCCGATGCCCATTCCTTTGATGCTTCCCAAATGAACATGTCACATGTCATAAACCACTTATCTTTTGGAAGGAAAGTGTCACCTAGGGTTATGAGTGATGTGAAGCGCTTGATACCTTACGTAGGTAGCAGTCATGACAGGCTGAATGGCCTGTCATTTATCAACACACGGGATTTAGGAGCAAATGTTACTGTAAGttaatagttaaataaaaatccCTACCtcgttaacttttttatttgagaATGTGACTTTTTATGGTTTGTATCAGCATATTTGATTATTAATGTAGAAGTTATATAGACCTGCATCTGCCAGAGTAAGATGCGGTAGATATAGGTTGCCCAGGGCGTGATGAagttctattcattttttagaCTATAATACATATTGTTCCCTATAAATTGCATTCCAGCATTTCTCCTTCACTCATAATCTGGAATTTTTTTATACACTACTGACTGCTGCTAGACTTCTAGAATAAAATAtacagaaataaataaaagcttTACTCTCCTATGCATGGTGAAGTTATATCATTGATTTCTAAAGGGCTCTAATCTTTAACCTTCTTAACTCTTTGTTTTGCTATCTAAAATGTGGGAACTTGTTGAACGTATATGTGTTTGAATTTTTGCATGCATCTGTAATCTGTGAAGCATCCAAAAGgataacaaatgaaaaaaaaaagcaatatGGAGGTGGAGGCAATAAATCCATTTACAAGTTCCTTCATTAGTTGTTAATATCCTCAGAGATAACACAACTTCTAATAGAATCTAATCTTTTGGTGACTTTAGACATGGTTATTACCTTCATGGATGTTTGATAACTACAGAAAATATGAGCGCATTTCCGATGCTTGGAGATTGATTTACACATTTATCTGATATCTGTGGCTACAGATGGAGCATTACCTTCAGGTAGTTAAAACAGAGGTGATAACAAGAAAAGATTATAAATTAGTTGAGGAGTATGAGTATACAGCGCACAGCAGTGTTGCACAGAGTTTACACATTCCTGTTGCCAAGTTCCATCTTGAGCTCTCCCCCATGCAGGTCTGCAAATGGAGATTATGGATTTGATTAAGTTTCCGCTTTCTTTACAAGTTTAGTTGGTTTACATGATATTTTTTTGTGAGCAGGTCTTAATAACAGAAAATCCGAAGTCCTTTTCTCACTTCCTTACGAATGTCTGTGCTATTATTGGGGGTGTTTTCACGGTTTGTATCTCATATTGTGGTTCAGCCCCTGTATTGTGCTCTATTGGTATGGTTGACGAGTCTTCTCTGTGGTTTTCAGGTTGCTGGAATTTTGGACTCCATTTTGCACAACACTATTAGACTAATGAAAAAAGTTGAGCTTGGCAAAAATTTTTGATAGATAGCTGTTGACAATTTATTATAGCATAGGACTGTTGATTTCGCCAGATCCACTTTAGCGAGGAGGTTTTTTGGCAGATTGTTATCTATGGATCCACCGTAAAgcatacaaatataatattgtttagttttttattcAGTTAAACGATAATTACATGGATTGGGAACTCCAtaaatacatcatgtatttgcCTCCACTAATTTTTTGTACTGTTATGATGATAACTTAATGTTGCTATGATATTAGattattaatgattttgaaTGTGAAATTGGGACTAAATTGATCAAATGTTTACCTAAATGGTTAAAATGAACAATTTGACTTGCACCCTGTGCCACCTAAGGGCGTGTTTTGGTTCTACAATATTAGAATACCTAATCTGAAGTTATGAAAAAATGTAATACTTATCCAAAAGTTCCATGCAAGACTACACACAGGACAGGCATAAATTTACGACAGGGATTAATACATTATGTATTAACAATGTTATCACTTAAATGTTCTTTACTGTTTTCGAATGTTAAAATCTTGAGTAAACagatatatttcatattttatcaaattatagaaattccattttttttaaatttcaataattttctttattttcaaaaacatttcaTTGTCATTCTCTTTTACATTACATAGGTCTTTAAGTTTATAAAAGAAATCAGTATAatggtgaaaaagaaaagtggaaGGGTGTGGAAGTctgatttgaaaaaatattataatatcattataatttatctacagtttttatcatttttctttaaatttttattagttattttaaataaaatttaatttagctatttttttatttattttgtatttatttttatgaaatagtACTATAAATAAgtcttttaacttttatactttatttattcaaaataaaacaacgttaacttaataaataaattaatgaaaaaatataaagatgtgTTCTTTTAGGATCTCTTAAAACTCCAAAATAAACATCTCCATTAGATACAAACATAGCTATTCTTTATGACTacattacaattaaaaatagcTATACTTTATTTCAAGATCAACATGTATACATCATACTTTTACAACCATCAAATACAAGCACACAAAAGGGTACATGTTTTGTCAGcttatttttcagttttcacaaacaaatatcaaatagCATCCCAACTTTGGAACAAAGTTCAGTTTAATAACACTGGACTCAAAGTATATAGGAatccataaaagaaaaaaaaaagaatttgtggaagaaaaaaaaaagtacaactaaaaaaattatactcaACCACTCATACAACATCATACACTCcacttacaaagaaaaaaacagaaCCGAGGCCATGAATAATGCTCCAACAGAACCAGCAAAACTGACCAGGATTGAGGAAGCATCATTGTgaggaggagaaggaggagaaggcTGATCAGAAACAGGAGCTGGAGCTGGAGCTGGTGTTTGGTTAGAGGGTGGAGATGGTGGAGAAGCAGCCTCTTGCTGAGGAGGTGCTGCCACCGGAGATGGAACTTGTTGCTGAGAAGGTGCTGGGGATGGAGCTACTGATTGTGTTGTAAACTGAGAAGGAGAAGGTGAAGGACTTGTTTGGTTGGTGtatgtgtttttgttgttcCTGTCGGCCAACACAATCACCACCAGTTTCTCATTTTTGAGACAGTTGTTTTTGTTTCCACTGATGAAGTAGTGAGGCCCTGATTGGCTGAGCTTGATGACTGTGTGGCCGTCTGAGAATTTTTCAGCGTATGCATCAGTGTTGCAACTCTCATAGTCTTTGCTGCTTACTTGAATCACTGAATCTTTGCCAGAAGGGTAATTGAACACTGCAATTGTAATTTGTGTAGTTGAAATATATAACTTCACCCTTTTCAATAACCAGCTACACCATATTTTTTAACTGAAATGATTGATTGTGTCATTTTACTTGTTGCAATCATTTTAGTGTTGAAAAGGGATAGGTAGAACACAATGTTTGAATCCTTTGGATTAGTATAGCATTGTGGTTTAAAAGGCTTTTAAACTTCCAACAGGCAAAGTACAGTTTTATTTATCATAACAGAACTAGgaagaaagaaatttattgaaaatcatAACTTTTAGTAGGTCTCGTCTCATATTTAACAAGTCTCTCTTAAATGGTAGTTTTCAATAAACTTTAAGCAATATTAAAGTATGTGTTAACAAGATTACGTCACAAAAAGATagtttttttatctcatttgtatcaaaatttcatttaatttagaCCTAGTTAAAAATGCTTCACTTGTTTCCCCTGCCTTCTTGGATTAAAGTTAAAACCAATGAAGACATGCATAAGATTAGAAACTTACCTAAGGAGTCTCCTATTTGAAATCTGCTCTTTTGTGCCCATTGACTATAAGGGTTAGAATTGGGATCACTTGGCAGACTCCAACCCTTTTGGCCTCCGACAATGAATTCATAGGCACGACAGTTGTGCAGCATCAGGAAGAGACAGAACAAGAGCAAGGCATGAAGCACTTCATTTGACCTTAAAATGATGGTAGCCATTGAGAACAGGCAAGTGGGTATTGCACAGCAAATGGTGGAAATGTTGGAGATAGAGGGATGCAATAAACTGGACCAACATCACGGTTTTTGTAGGCATCAGATGCATGTAAACTTTACAAAATGTGGCAGTGAagcttttgaaactttttcttATTCTCTGCCTCTTTGGGTTACTTTGATTCTGGAGCAAAGCATCAGTTCTCTTTCCTTGTTACGAGTTATTTCTTTCAATCTTTCATGTTAATGTATGAACGTGCATCCATTTATACTTTGCTTATTGGCATCCtacttttttatgtataaaaattcTAGAAAAGCTCCCATCATATGTCTTATTTCAATATAACAACTTCACGGAAATTATAATACAGTAATTAAGAGGATTATTGGCTAAGATTTGGTATTAATGAGTAATCAGGAACTTCTAAGATCATGTCTTTTTCAAAATAGTTAGAGGAAGAATGTGTAGCCTTTCAATTTTGGCAAAATTATCTAATTAGtacaaatttttgtttaaaattattgaaattgtatAATTACCAATTTAATTCCCTAATATTACAATATTATCCTatgaattttagaaaaaatgtacttatttttatcattcaaTTTCAAACTATTATGTATGATaattaccttttattttataataacacataatcaataattagttaattatttaaaaaatataaaaaaaagtacataaaagtatattttatttatatttcttaaattaatatactttaaaaataatatacacttttataatactaatattttatacactaccattttataaaatcatagtATAGTTTCTGTCTTAGAAAGAATTGTCATAAAAGTTATAtcaatactttttataattaaatgattatataaatatgtgtaaaaattaaacagatattatatatagttttacataattatacttgtaaacaaattaaataattactcttaatattttatttcaaagttataaaatatataagtggacaaaattaaagatttttgacatgttttaatattattaataaatattacgATCAAAGTtctcaatattataaaaaaatattgcaaACAAATATAATTGATACAACTATAATTATAGTTCCTAACGTACACTAAAGAAACTTCGACTATATGatcataaactatttttaaaatcttacttgagttaaaatagtttatttatgtttctactttttacattataatttttatcactcaatatataatattcaatgTGTAGgatgacaaaagaaaaatcgTAAGTATTGTAGATAAAATttgtgatatattttatttaatttaatttaatttaaaataaaattaatttatattttattaaattttaatttatatttaatttaatttaaattaatttttgtaattttatttcaattttatttttacaatgtataaaaactatattttttaatatttgcggATATTCACTTATACATgcggattttaaaatattcgtgGATTCTTTTAAATAGGTACCCACATAAGTAGTGGACAAGTTACGGgttgaatatttattttgtaagtcGAATTACGAATAGACACTATCCATATTTGATCCGATCCATTGTCATTCCTAATGTTTAGActtaataatatcatatattttcttttttaagaaattttgcCATTATAGAATCATAACAATTTGGTTAGCATATTTCCATAATAACACATTTTCATCCAAAGTAATTGtgttattagagaaaaaaaaatctaattcaCATTAATATATTCTTCATTAATCTTAAAAATTGTACATAAAAAATGTCTTAACtattaaacattaaatgaagataaaaacataacatttaacttaaataaataatcacaaACATATCTTTTAACAACAAATATACCATGTTTAGAAATAATAACCTTATTGCACTAAAAAACAACTATATAACCTTGTTGAACAATAAGAAAGTacttataagatttttttaagaaaaaataaaaaacatgaaaataagacaatttctaaaaaaataactgTAATTTCACTTGACTTTCTCttaaaacatgtgtcatgcaccTATTTCCTATATTTACGATATATTAGCTTGTTTTatgatatagaaaaaaattatatatatatatatatatatatatatatatatatatatatatatatatatatatatatatatatattaattatcgGTATACATATGAACATTAgtcttataatttataaattaatcatttgaattaaaaacaaaatttaatatagaaCTAGTGACATTCTACTTTTCAGATGAAAAATTAAAGGACTTAACACAATTAAACCATTAAggaaacaatttttaaattataaaatttataaacatgaTGTGGACTAAAATAATTCCTTTCAAACtcataaatatgataaaatttagatttattatcaatcatttaaaattaaattatttttccacATAAAATATCGAGATAaacttcttgtttttttttttttgcaaatgcATATTTTATTGCAAGGATTTTCCATAACTCAATAACCCTTCTAGTTATAACGaatcattttataaatgttatcatacataaacacttaaaatatgttcatataaaatatcttaaccAAAAACATGTTcatatcacttcatataatagaaaaatcaataattttagatatatcaaaaaataatctattttagtgagtcaaaatttcatttattgttgTTAGCGAGAAAAAGAATTCATTCATAAATTTCTTAGACTTAAATGAATTGTGACTTAAACATATCTAtgacatatattatataatattgtctCTGACTAATAAGATAAGTACATGAATAAAAGAAGATTATCAAGtctaacaaacaataaatatagataaaattataaatgaaattttttttagaaagaaCAAGGATTAAAATATGCAAAGTGTTGTTCTTAG
This genomic window contains:
- the LOC108333339 gene encoding early nodulin-like protein 1, with amino-acid sequence MATIILRSNEVLHALLLFCLFLMLHNCRAYEFIVGGQKGWSLPSDPNSNPYSQWAQKSRFQIGDSLVFNYPSGKDSVIQVSSKDYESCNTDAYAEKFSDGHTVIKLSQSGPHYFISGNKNNCLKNEKLVVIVLADRNNKNTYTNQTSPSPSPSQFTTQSVAPSPAPSQQQVPSPVAAPPQQEAASPPSPPSNQTPAPAPAPVSDQPSPPSPPHNDASSILVSFAGSVGALFMASVLFFSL
- the LOC108333548 gene encoding protein disulfide-isomerase 5-4; this encodes MISSSKLKSVDFYRKIPRDLTEASVSGAGLSIIAALCMVFLFGMELNSYLSVSTATSVIVDKSSDGDYLRIDFNMSFPALSCEFAAVDVSDVLGTNRLNLTKTIRKFSIDSNLRTTGHEYHSEPATTNIKHDNEVHEESIGGSLELTTDNFDKYAHQFPVTVVNFYAPWCYWSQRLKPSWEKASKIIRERYDPETDGRIVMGRVDCTQNGELCRSHHVQGYPSIRIFRKGSDVRSDHGHHEHESYYGDRDTDSLVKTMDNLVASLPSESQKLSLGDKSTFASHTKRPAPSAGGCRIEGYVRVKKVPGNLIISARSDAHSFDASQMNMSHVINHLSFGRKVSPRVMSDVKRLIPYVGSSHDRLNGLSFINTRDLGANVTMEHYLQVVKTEVITRKDYKLVEEYEYTAHSSVAQSLHIPVAKFHLELSPMQVLITENPKSFSHFLTNVCAIIGGVFTVAGILDSILHNTIRLMKKVELGKNF